The following proteins are co-located in the Heliorestis convoluta genome:
- a CDS encoding glycosyltransferase — MRVIVVSYFYYPENTPRSFHAQGIVQGLLDQGHGVDLVIPRLENADLPHQGDDRVQVHAVKAGYFFHRTKRVKDVETRVLIDYSLLRSVMKWGHHYFIWPDRTVEWAINAYRYIVAEGLAARASAMVTNGLPLSPHVTGFLVKRKAPQLLWVADYSDPFSNNPHFENRFYDGPLERLMLSKVDRVVIPTEKATPCYVDLGVPAERVVVIPQLFAQPKDGAAAVTSAAVAESAAGDSVVDDGSRHRYVVDSSKINLLYAGELYADIRNPTEFVHGLVEAAKQFPQLCFHYFGNAGAMMDYIEGAGYAVDDVPIRVNHFRPRDEVLAVMKEMDLLVNLSNLSSTQVPSKIIDYLHACKPVLNVGPVIYDRFLNAPYERSVIAQVLMDFVELRLGGVFDFDYGDLKALYDFEANAARYVQVIEGQL, encoded by the coding sequence ATGCGTGTTATTGTTGTTAGTTATTTTTATTATCCCGAGAATACGCCTCGGTCTTTTCATGCACAGGGGATTGTGCAGGGGCTTTTGGATCAGGGGCATGGGGTGGATCTGGTGATTCCTCGTCTTGAGAATGCGGACTTGCCGCATCAAGGGGATGATCGGGTTCAGGTGCATGCTGTGAAGGCTGGCTATTTTTTTCATCGGACGAAGCGGGTTAAGGATGTGGAGACGCGGGTTTTGATTGATTATTCTTTGCTGCGTTCGGTGATGAAGTGGGGCCATCATTATTTTATCTGGCCTGATCGGACGGTGGAGTGGGCGATTAATGCCTATCGATACATAGTGGCTGAGGGTTTGGCGGCTCGTGCTTCGGCGATGGTGACGAATGGGTTGCCTTTGTCGCCTCATGTGACGGGTTTTTTGGTGAAGCGGAAGGCGCCTCAGTTGCTTTGGGTTGCTGATTATAGTGATCCTTTTTCGAATAATCCTCATTTTGAGAATCGCTTTTATGATGGGCCTTTGGAGCGGTTGATGCTTTCGAAGGTCGATCGGGTTGTGATTCCTACGGAGAAGGCGACGCCTTGTTATGTTGATCTGGGCGTTCCTGCGGAGCGCGTTGTGGTGATTCCTCAGCTTTTTGCGCAGCCGAAGGATGGGGCTGCGGCTGTGACGAGTGCTGCTGTTGCTGAGTCTGCGGCTGGTGATAGTGTAGTCGATGATGGGTCTCGTCATAGGTATGTTGTCGATTCTTCAAAGATCAATTTGCTTTATGCGGGCGAGTTGTATGCCGATATTCGGAATCCGACGGAGTTTGTTCATGGTTTGGTGGAGGCGGCGAAGCAGTTTCCGCAGTTGTGTTTTCATTATTTTGGCAATGCTGGTGCTATGATGGATTATATTGAGGGTGCTGGTTATGCTGTTGATGATGTGCCGATTCGGGTGAATCATTTCCGGCCTCGTGATGAGGTTTTGGCTGTGATGAAGGAGATGGATTTACTTGTGAATCTGAGTAATTTGTCGTCGACGCAGGTGCCGAGTAAGATTATTGATTATCTCCATGCTTGTAAGCCTGTTTTGAATGTGGGACCGGTGATTTATGATCGTTTTTTGAATGCGCCTTATGAACGTTCTGTGATCGCCCAGGTTCTGATGGATTTTGTGGAGCTGCGCCTGGGTGGTGTTTTTGATTTTGATTATGGTGATTTGAAGGCTTTGTATGATTTTGAGGCCAATGCAGCTCGATATGTGCAAGTGATTGAAGGACAGTTGTGA
- the wecC gene encoding UDP-N-acetyl-D-mannosamine dehydrogenase, whose product MEKVCVVGLGYIGLPTASLLATKGFRVHGVDVNAQAVETINRGEIHIYEPDLDVLVKSAVHSGNLKASMDPEEADVFVLAVPTPFKEGHVPDLSYIEAATRAISSYIKAGDLVILESTSPVGTTEAIAQWLRELRPDLKVPGQVYLAHCPERVLPGQILRELIDNDRIVGGIDLASAERACLFYQSFVKGQILLTSARTAELAKLTENAFRDVNIAFANELSLICERLDVNVWELIDLANRHPRVSILQPGPGVGGHCIAVDPWFIVDSAPEEARLIRTARYVNDGKPFHVLRKIKEKAERFRRPVIALLGLSFKADIDDLRESPALEIVRHLASDEVGELYVVEPHIAALPASLACYDGVHFADMRQAIQAADIVVLLVNHRAFAFVDREILKEKIVIDTRGIWR is encoded by the coding sequence ATGGAGAAGGTTTGTGTGGTTGGGCTTGGTTATATTGGGTTGCCCACGGCGAGTTTGTTAGCGACGAAGGGTTTTCGTGTTCATGGTGTTGATGTGAATGCGCAGGCTGTGGAGACGATTAATCGTGGTGAGATCCATATTTATGAGCCTGATCTGGATGTTTTGGTGAAGTCGGCTGTCCATAGTGGGAATTTGAAGGCTTCGATGGATCCGGAAGAGGCTGATGTTTTTGTTCTGGCGGTGCCGACGCCGTTTAAGGAGGGGCATGTGCCTGATCTTTCTTATATTGAGGCGGCGACGCGTGCTATTTCTTCCTATATAAAGGCGGGAGATTTGGTTATTTTGGAGTCGACCAGTCCTGTGGGAACGACAGAGGCGATTGCTCAGTGGTTGCGGGAGTTGCGGCCTGATCTGAAGGTGCCGGGGCAGGTGTATCTGGCGCATTGTCCGGAGCGGGTGTTGCCGGGGCAGATTTTGCGGGAGTTGATTGATAACGACCGGATTGTGGGCGGCATTGATCTGGCTTCGGCGGAGCGGGCTTGTCTTTTTTATCAGTCTTTTGTGAAGGGGCAGATTCTGCTGACGTCGGCTCGGACGGCGGAGTTGGCGAAGTTGACGGAGAATGCGTTTCGTGATGTGAATATTGCTTTTGCCAATGAGCTTTCGTTGATTTGCGAGCGTTTGGATGTGAATGTGTGGGAATTGATTGATCTGGCCAATCGCCATCCGCGGGTGAGTATTTTGCAGCCGGGACCTGGGGTGGGTGGTCATTGTATTGCAGTGGATCCTTGGTTTATTGTGGATTCGGCGCCGGAGGAGGCGCGGTTGATTCGGACGGCTCGGTATGTGAATGATGGGAAGCCTTTTCATGTGTTGCGTAAGATTAAGGAGAAGGCGGAGCGTTTTCGCCGACCGGTGATTGCGCTGTTGGGGCTTTCTTTTAAGGCTGATATTGATGATTTGCGGGAGAGTCCGGCTTTGGAGATTGTGCGTCATCTGGCTTCTGACGAGGTGGGCGAGCTTTATGTGGTGGAGCCTCATATTGCGGCGTTGCCGGCTTCGTTGGCTTGTTATGATGGTGTGCATTTTGCGGATATGAGGCAGGCGATTCAGGCTGCTGATATTGTGGTGCTTTTGGTAAATCATCGGGCTTTTGCTTTTGTGGATCGGGAGATTTTGAAGGAGAAGATTGTGATTGATACGCGGGGGATCTGGCGGTAG